TGGAAATATGAATAGGTGCTTCTTTTTGAACAATACCACCTGCTTGATTTCGAGCAGAAGGTTTGGTATGTCGTTTAACTATATTTACACCTTCAACCAGTAGTTGTTGTTTTTTGGGGTAGACTTCCAATACTCTACCCTTCTTCCCTTTATATTTTCCACGAATTACTAATACCGTGTCTTTCTTTCTTATATGCATCGGGCTTACCTCCATTTCTATAAAACTTCCGGAGCCAGGGAAACAATACGCATAAACCCTTTTTCCCGCAGTTCGCGGGCAACAGGTCCAAAAATACGTGTTCCCCGAGGTTCCATTTGATTGTTAAGT
The window above is part of the Candidatus Hydrogenedens sp. genome. Proteins encoded here:
- the rplX gene encoding 50S ribosomal protein L24 — its product is MHIRKKDTVLVIRGKYKGKKGRVLEVYPKKQQLLVEGVNIVKRHTKPSARNQAGGIVQKEAPIHISNVAPWCEAINAPSKIKMKRLEDGRRVRVWEATGEALD